CCGTTTCCGCACTCGCATGCTCGACGATGCCCGGCTCTGCCCGAGGGGCCGGCCGGATGAAGCTCGAGTGCGCCCGCGCGTACCGCACCACCTCACGCGGACAGCGGAAGGACACGCTCAGCGGAAGTTCGAGGGCATCCACGCGCTCCTTGAGGCGGGACAGCGCCATGGGGTCAGCCCCCGCCCAGGTGTAGATCGACTGGTCGCTGTCCCCCACGAAGATCAGACGGCCAGGGGACGCTGCCGCGCCACGCAGGCCCAGCAGGTGCAGCACGTACCGCTGCCGTAGTGGCGTGAGGTCCTGCGCCTCGTCGACGAGTGCCAGGGACAGGCTCCCAGCCCCGTACCCGAACGTCACCGGCAGCCACAGCAGGTCCGTAAAGTCCGCCGCGCCCGCGTCCGACCAGAGATCCGCGCCCACCTGATGGAACACGGGGATCAAGTCCACCAGCTCGTCGGGCGCCGCGGGCCACTGCGCCCGGTCCGCCAGCCACTTCGCCTGCTCAGGCGTCGGGACGTGCAGGCCTTCCTCGCGCGCGATCGTCCACGCCCGCGCAGCCGGTGCATGGAGCTGCGTGTGGTCCGGGATCACCGTGGACGCGACCAGGCGGCCCTTCTCGTCGAGGATCTGCAAGGGGCTGTTCAGCTGCTGCTGCAGGAGGCGGAATCCATGCGCATGCAGCGTCAGGGCGCGCACCCGGGCCGGTAAGCGAGGCTGGAGGTCCGAGACGGCGTGCCGGTTGTACGCGAAGTACACGCCACGCTCCTCCAGGTGCCACGCCGCCTCCGTCAACGTCGTCGTCTTCCCCGCTCCGGCGGTCGCCCGCAGGAACAGGTGTCGTCTCGACGTCGTGACGGCCGTCATGAATGCGCGCTGTTCCGGGGTGAAGTGCAGGGGAATGGGCCTGGACATGCGGGAACCTCCTGCCTTCACCGTATGCGGCGTAGGGGTGATCACGCTACGGCGATCACCCTCACCGTTCACCGGCGCCTCGACGTCGCTGGACGCCATGCGAACATGCCCGCCAGATGGCGGGCAAGCCTGGACCTCCTGCACGTGCACCTGATCCTGAGCATGCACCCTGAACGCGAACGTCGCCCCCACCGGACCACCCTGCGCCAGGCCCAGCACCACCAGGGCCCGCATCACCCCCAGCGCCCCCGCCGAATCCATGTCCAGCGCCCGCGCAAACATCCCCAGCAGCCCACTGCGCCCAGAGAGCAGCCGCGCGGCCGCCTCCACCTCCAGCAGACCCGCTGCCGGCACCCACGCCACGGGCGCGATGTACCCCGCCCGACCCGAGCGCGTCTCCAGGCCCCCCGGCACCTCCACGGACAGCCACGCCGCCGTGAGTTCCGCCAGCACTTCTCCTGCCCGCGCTTCCCCGACGAGTCTGGTCAGGGCCACCTGGGACAGCCGTCCATCCTGGGAGAGCCGGTCGTACGCAAGTTGCGCGTCCGCGCTCAGGGTCGGCACTGCGAACCGGGCGTCCGGCGGCGTCAGTGGAGGGGTGAAGGGGATCGGGTCGGGGATTGAGGGGATCGGGCGGGCGCGTGGGGCAGTCTTGGGCATGATGGGGTCTCCTGAACGCCACGGCTGAGCGCGTGGGGTTGCAGCGCGGCCTGGCCCCACCGCATCGGTGGGGCCACCCCTGAAGCGAAGGCATGCGGGAGGGGAAGAGGCACGGTCCTCTCCCCCACTCGCGGGTCAGTCGGCGGCGTTCTCCTGCGCGGGCCCCACCGCGTGCCGCTGCCGCTGCCCGCCCGGCAGGCTGAATTCCGGCATGGCCTTCCCGCCACCCCGAAACATGATCAGCGTCCGGTACTTGAACTCCCCGTTGGATTCCTCCACGAGGTGTTCCGGGTCGGTCTCCCGGGCCCCGCGGCTGTACTTCAGGGCCTGAGGTAATTTCATCTTCCTGGAGTCCACGGCTTCGAGCTCCCTGAGCTTGTAGAAGCTGCCGTCGTGAATCACGCCCCGGTCTCCATCCGGGCTCGTCCACGGGGTCGCGCCGATCAGCGACCAGTCGAACGTGTCGTGCTGCGCGTACGGCAACTGAAGGCCGCCGCACGGGATCTCCCCCTCGGGGCGGTACCCTCGCCGTCCGTACTCGCGTTGCAGGGCGCGCAGGTCCTGCGGGGTATTCGCGTACACGGTGATGCGGGTGCCGATGGCGTCGACCAGCACGAGGCTGCTGCGGTGCGGAATCTCGTTCATGGGGTGCTCCTGGAATGAGGACGAAACGGGCGTGATCGGCGTGCGACACGCGTGAACCCCTCTGCCCTGGCCTGCCCCACGGGCAGGCCACCCCTGACCACCGGGCCGAGCGTGACCACATGTGTGTGCACTCGTCACCCCTACGCACGGGACGCTCTGGTCATGTCCCTGCCCCCACACCCCCACGGTGGCGCGCCCGTTCCCGGCGTGTTCGCCCTCCTGCGCACCCACGACGCCCCCGGCGGCCCCGTCCACACCCCACTGCACGTCCTGCACTGCCCGGAAGAGAACGCCCTGCGGGTCGCGCATCTCCTGAACACGCAGGCCGGCCAGGTCCGGTACCACGTCCAGCCCCTGACGGCCCTGAATGAGCAGGATCTCGTCGAGGAGACCCTGCACGTCACCACCGTCCGCTTCACCCTGGCCACCGGCGGCGTCCGGTACAGCGTCAGTCAGACCCGCCACCTCAGTGTCCAGGCCTTCCACCCGCCCCTGGACACGCCCACCGCGCAGGGCGGCGGTTTCGCCCCGCACCTGACGGTGACCACTCGTGACCCCCAGTCGGGACTCCACCTCGCCCGTCAAGTGCAGGGCGTCCGCTTGTGCGGCGTTCACCCGGCCCTCGCAGCGTGGGTGCGCCACTGGACGGCGTGCGCCGTCACCGGGCGCATGGGGGCGTGGCCGCACGCCCAGTTCCCGGGCGTGCACGTCGTCTGGGCGCACCCCACCGGTATGTTTTTCGTCGTGAACGCGGACGGGCTCAGTGTGCCCGCCGCCTTCCTGCAGGAGCGCGCGGGTGAACTCGTCGGACCGGGCGTGGTCTTGCCCCTGGCGGCCCTGTTTGTGCAGAGTAGACCTATGACTCGTACTGGTGTGGCCTCGTGACGGCCGATCAGGAGACCTTCCTGATTGCCGCTGCGCTTCTCGTGAGTGTCCTGCTGGCCGTCCTGTTCCCCCTCCCGCTCCTGCACTGGGCGGTCCTGCTGGCCTGTGGGTTCGTCGTGGCGCTGGCCCTGCTGAACGTGTGGACGCTTGGTTTTGTTCGGCCCGGCGAGCGGGTCACAGCGGCCCTCGGACGCATGCCTGTGTACCTCACTGGCGGTGTGGCTGCCGCAGGCCTCGTCACGCTGCTCCTCTGATCTCGACTTCAGTCCACGGGGTGCCAGGGGTTCACCTGGCCAAGCGCGGTCTTCCGGTGAATGCGCGCGTCGATGTCTGACAGCTGCCGCAGCGTCTGGGCGTGCTCTGGCCAGATCTCGTCCAGGATGATCAGGAGTGCGCCCTCGGGAAGCGCGCGGCGCAGCGCCGTGAGCCAGTGATCGCTCGTGTGCATGGCCCGCCGCAGGCTCGGCGCGAGCGCCCGCAGGCGGCGCAATTGACGCAGCGCAGCGGGATAGGTCTCTGGGCAGTGGGACTTCATCGCGCGGCGGAACTGCTCACCGCGTACGGCGGCTGCCGCCTCCAGGGCCCCGAGTCGCTCTCGCAGGTCCTCATTCAGCCGGACTTGATGATCAGGGCGGCGGTCGCGCAGGACGCCAGTCCGGATCAGGTCACCCTCCAGCCCGGCGTCCATGAACAGAGGCAGGCGGGCACGCTGGCGGTCATTCCAGCGCTTGGCGTTGCGTTCGCTGGCCTGCTGGGGGGTGCGGGGCGTTCTCGGCATCCGTGAGACGTGGCCCCGGGGCGGGGCCAGGGCTTCACGCCACCTGGGCGTCCACGTGCTCGGGCGTCAGGGCGGTCCGCACATCCTGCGCCAGTTGCGCCGCTGGCAGCACCCAGCTCGCCCAGCGGTTGCGGTACTCGTGCGCCCAGCGGTCCTGCCCCGCGAGCGGTTCTAGGCGCCACATGACCGCCACGCCACTTGGACTGGCCTGCCGAGGGGCCCACAACCCACAGGCGGACACTTCGATGAACACGCCCGTGTCCGCACCGTCCGGCGCAAGGTGAGCGGTCATCTCACCACTCACGGCGACCCCACCCGGATTCCAGTGCACCTTTCCTGGCCAGCCCAGGTGCCGCTGCACGGCCTTCAGGTACCGCCGGGCATCCAGTTCGAACGCGCGCTTGCCTTCCGCGTTGTACCCGACGTATCCCTGGGCGTCCGGGTACTCGCCGAGCAGTCGTTCACCGCTCAGCGCGGTCTTCACTCGGGCCTGCCACTCTTCGCAGCGGGCCCGCCACGTCCCGTCGACGTGCAGACCGGCGGCGGGCGTGAGGTGCCGCGTGAATGTCCGGCTCGCGCGGGCAGCCGCGGGATTGCGGTCCTCTCCCTCCAGGGTCAACGCGGCATTCTCCCCACTCGGGAGGGGATGGTCGAGCAGGTGCACCGTGCCGATCAGGGCCGTCGTGAGTCCCGCCCGGCGGCACGCGGCATAGAGCGTGCGGCCCTCGCGTTCGAGGGCAACGATCTCGCTCCCGGTCGCCTGAGAGAGAGCCTGCGGCAGCCGTTCAGGGCACGCCGGGTCGAGAGTGATCAGCAGCTTTGCCATGACGGCTGCGTGGCCCCCGGAGTGGGGGCCAGGGTTGGTCAGGCGCGGAGCGCGCGGCGGGACTGCATCCAGTCGTGCGCGGCGCTCGCCACCCCGCAACTCGGGCACGTCCACGTCTCGTCCGGCGCCTCGAGGAGCGTGCATTCCACATGCTTCGCGCTGCACCCCGGGCAGGCCACGTGGTACGCACCCACGCTATCCAGCAGTCCGGGCAGTTCCACGCCCAGCACCTCTGCCAGAGCCTCCGGGGCGTACTGGAGAGCCAGCGCGAGACGTTCGAGCGTGGTGGAATCCTGAATGAGCGCACTCAGCTGCACGGTCGTCGAGCGGGGCTGAGATGCTGCTGTCGGGGGCTGGGTGACCTGCTGGTTGTCGTTGGCTTCGATCATGCGTGTCGCGTGGCCCCCGGGAGGGGGCCAGGACTGCAGGGTGCGTCAGCGAGGGGCGGGCGGCAGGATCAACGCCGGGAGTTCCTTCCCCACCGTCTCCGGGAAGGTCGACGGCAGGACCGGGGCCGCCACCGTGGCGTCAGGCGCCGTGAGCGTGATCAGGCCCACCCGGGCGTCCGTGCTGTACTCCACCCACACTGGCGGCTTCTGACCGTGCTGCACCCGCACCCGGTTCAGCCCTTCGGGTGTGAGCGTCCACGTGCTCAGTGTGAGTGGCCCCGCCCCCCGCACCCCATCAAGGGCCTCCAGGGTCGGCAGGAAGCGGGGATCCTTCGACGCGGCGCGCAGGGACGCCGCCACCTGCCGCGCCCGGACCGGGTGGGCGTGCACGTGATCGGCGAGCTGCGCGGCCGTCACCTCGTTCGTCGCGCGGCCGCGCCGGTGCTCCACGAGGCCGATCTCGATGGCGAACATGCGCAGGGTGGTGGGAGACAGGACCTTCAGGGCCTGCCGCAAATTGGTCTTGGTGGTGTGTTTCATAGAGGCGTGGGGGCCAGCAGCAGTTCCCGGGCCAGTGGGGTCTCCCAGAGGGTCAGGACCTCCTGGGCAGCCCGGGCGTCGCCCGTCCGGTTCCACCGGCGCAGCGCCGTCAGGAACGGCGTCAGGCGGGCGTCGTTCAGGGCATCCAGGGCGTCCAGGTGGAAGCAGGTCACCGCTGCTGGGGCCGCATGGTACAGCAGCCGCGCGTCCGACTCGGTGTCCGTCCCGAGGAGGAACCCGGTCGGCTCACCGTCCAGGTACGCGAAGACGCTCAGCCGGCCGATCACCATGGGTTCGCTTTCGAACGTGATCAGGTCCGGCCTGGGGCGCAGGCCGCCCGTCACAGGGGGACCTGCTCGAAGGTGAGGAGGTGCTCGGTGGGCAGGCGGTGCCGGAGGCCCAGTAGCGTCCCGTACCGGACGTCCCGGTACGCGCGTTCCAGTGCGCTGTGCCGGTGCACCCCCCGGAAGATCAGGCGGCCGTCCTCCAGTACCAGGAGCGTGCCCTCGTGCATCAGGTACGCCGGGGCCTCGGGGTGCTCCTGCACGCGACTCGCCAGGGACAGGGCTTCCACCTCGCCGGGCTCCACGCGTTTCAGATGGTCGCCGCAGTACCTGTCTGCGGCGCGGGCACGGGGCGCGTCCTCTGGCAGGATCGGCACGAGACCCTGCTGCTGCGCCGCGACGAGCAGGGCGCACACAGCCATGCAGCGCGTCGCGTCGTGGGCCGTAGGTGGGGTGCCCTGGGGCGTGAGCAGCAGACTCGCCAGGGCGGTCACGCGCGGCTCCCAGCGGAAGGGACGTTGGAGCGGGTGGGGTGCATGGAACCTCCGTACAGGGTGCGGCAGAGGGCGAGCGGGATCAGAACGGACAGGATCGCGGTGAGCATGCGGCTCACGTGGCCCCCGGGCAGGGGGCCAGGACTGGTTACGGGTGCCGGGGGCCCCGGCGGACCTTCACGGCGATGACTGCGGCCGTGAGGGTGCCGAGTGTGGCGAGCAGGCCGACGTACGCGAGGAACAGGGTGAGCAAATTCATGGGCACTCCAGGAGTCAGGCGAGGTCAAGGGCGAGTTCACGCCTCAGAGCGGCCGCGTCCCGCAGGAGGCTCGCGAGCTCCAGGCACAGGTCCGCCCGGCGGTCCAGACGCGTGAGGTCCGGCAGGGGGAGCCCGGACGCCTCGAGGCTCTCCGCGCGCAGCTCGCCCAGCTGCTGGACCGTGCGCTCGTCCGCGAGGGCCTGCTGGTCAAGTTGCTCGGCACTCAGGGGCTGCGGGGCGAGTGGGGTGGGCAGGGCGGCCCGTTCGGCCCGGGCGGCATGGAGGGTGTCCTCGTCGAGAACGTCCAGCAGGGAGATCAGGGCGACCAGATCACCCTCGCAGTGCGCGGCCAGGCGGTGCAGGACCGTCACGCGACCCGCTCCGGTGTGGCGGCCGCGACGGCCGTGATGGCGTCGGCGAGCAGTTGACGGTCGGCGGGCGTGACGTGCAGGGTGACGTCCCCACCGTGCACGCTCAGGGTCAGGCAGGCGGGGTGCAGGGTGACGCTCGCGGGGTCCAGGGGATCGCTGTGGTCCTTGAAGGTACCAACCGCGCCGTCGACCAGGCGGGCGGCGCACGTGGCAGCCCAGGTGGGATGGAAGCCGCCACTGCCCTGCGGCGCCTCGATCACGATGGCTTCCCCGTCGACGTCCTGCCGGTGGGCCACGTGGACGGTCAGGCCGGACGCGAGGGTAAGCGTGACCGTGTGAGTGGCCGCGGCCTGTGGGGCGGCGGGCTGAACGTTGCTGCCGGTCATGCGCGGACCTGGGTGAGGACGAGGCTCTGGGCGCGGGGTTTCTTCACGGCGAGGTTGGCGAGCGTATCCGCGTCCAGATCCCCGGCCGTGGCGAGACGATCGGCTTTCTTCCGGTCGATGGTGGCCACCTCCAGGGTCGCTGCATCCCCGAAGCATTCCCGGAAGCGGTCCAGGGGGTACTCGATGGTGGTCGAGGTGCGCAGTTCCGCCCGGTACAGGTCGGTCTGCACGGTCTCGCCGTCCAGCAGAGCGGCTTTGAGTTCCGCGCCGAGCTGGTCGCGTTCAGCTTCCAAGCCGAGGATGGTGTCGCGGAGGGTGGCGTAGCGGTCGAGCAGGTCGGTCAGGTGGGGGTTGGTCATGGTGTCGGACTCCTTAGGGGGTGAGGGGACGTGGTGGGCAGGCCAGCGAGGTGAAGTCATGGGGTCATCAAGTGCAGTCGGCTGCCGCGCAGGGCGAGAGCGCAGCGGGCTGCACTGAGGGAAGCGAGCAGGTCGTCCGGCGCGTGCTCGGGGTGAGTCCAGAGGTGCGCGGCGTAGGGCGGCACGCCGCGCACCCGGACGCGGACGCCGGGTGGGGCGCGGCCCGCGAGGTCGATCAGGATGCGCAGGGCCGCCAGGGGCCCGTGGGCGACCGCGCGCAGTCCACCGCCGCGGGCGGACGTGCCGTCCGGGTGGTGGCGCAGGCGGACGATCACCCCAGGGGTCGCTGGGGGAAGTGGGGGGAGGTGGACCCGGCGGGCGCGGCGGTGCGTGCGCATGTGCCCGGCGGTGTGGTGCGCGGGGTGGTGGGCGGCGTTCTCGCCCCTGGGAATCCACTGCACGTGCAGGGCGACGCCCCGTTCCGCGGCGAGCTGAAGGAGCTCCTGCGCGGGTTCGGTCAGGGGCGACTTGGACCGCGCGAGTCCCGTCAGGACGTGCGCGGTGGCCAGGCAATCGACATACAGGTGCAGGAGGCCGGGATCGGCGTGCTGGACCGCGAGGCGTGCGGCCTGCAGTTCCGCCTGCTGGGTGGTGTGCGCCCGCGCGCGGTGGTCGTGATGGTCACGCCGTTCACGACGGCCGCCAGGGCGTATACATCCTGAACGGCGAGGCTGGCGTCGGTGTACGCGATCTGGTGTGGCATAGGGTGCACGGTGCCGGACGTGGGGGTGACTGTCACGCGGCCTGCTCCGGCTGGACGGGGGCGGGCTCGGCGAGCCACGTGGCGGGGACGCGGAGCGTGTAGACCGCGAGGCGGAACTGCGCGCGGAACTCGTCACGTGGGAGGAAGCGGCTGCGGCCGTCCCGGCAGAGGATGTCCACGCCGGCCGTGGCGTGCGACAGGCGGTACTCGCAGATGGGCCAGCCGTCCTGGTCGTGCACGCTGACCCGCACGGGCCCACGCGTGAGACCGGCGAGGATTTCGTCGGGGGTGACGGCCGTGAGGACCTCGGGTTCTTTCGCGGCGTAGGCGCGCAGGGCCGTGACGGTGGCCTGGACGCGGCAGGGGTCGCCGGTGAGTTTCAGGGCGCGGCCCGCGGCGAGCAGACGCGCGAGGCGTTTCAGGCGCAGCTGCAGGGCGGGGCGGGCAAGAGCCACCTTGCGGAGGTCCGCGAGGGCCTGCTGAGGGGTGGGAGCGGGCTTGTGGGCGCCGGGGACGCTGATCGTCAGAGGAGTGAGCATGCGCCCGTCCTGGCCCACACCCCCGGTGTGGGCCAGATCTGCGTGTCCAGCCGATATCGTGGTCGGGTGCCACGCCCCCGCGAGTCGCAGCTGTACAGGTCATTCCGACACGTGCGGGAGGACGTCACGTACGTCGTGGAACTCCATCACGACGCGGAGGACCGCCGAACGGCTCACCTGGTGCCGGTGGACGAGGTGGGCGCGTGGGCGGAGGACGTCGTGTTCACGAGTCGACCGGTTCCGGGGCGTGAGCTTCGGGGGGTATCACCGCTGGATCGCGACCTGTTCGTGATCCGGTTGTTCGATGAGCCGGTCAGCCTGGGTGCGCACGGGGAGTGGTTCACCGACCAGGAACTCACTGACGGACCGTGGGTCACCCCCAGGACGCCGCGACTCCCGCCGAAGTGAAGGTCAGTTCAGCAGGCTGACCGCGAGGATGTGTTTGCACAGCTGCACGCCATCCGGGCAGTCGCAGATGAAGGCCTCGCCCTGGCGGGTGACGGTGCGTGCTTGACTCCCGCCGGTGACCGTCCAGCCGTGTGTCGTGGGGGTGACCGTCAAGAGGTGGGCGCGGGCGAGCCGGGCCGGGTCCGCGAGGACCGTCCGGGCGCGGGGCGCGGGGGTGGGTTCGCTCAGGATGAGCGGGCCGTACGCCTGGGCAGCCTGGGTCAGCCGTTCTGCGGTGCGGAGCGTGAATCCGGCAGCGGTGAGCTGCGCGGGGGGCGTGCGGGCGAGCGTGGGGAGATCCGGGACGCCGGCGGCGCTGAGTGCGCGGGCGGTGACCTGCCCGACCCCGCTGAGCAGCGCGAGGGTCGCGGCGCGGGGTGGAAGCTGCGCGGCGAGGCTCACGCGGGTGAGGTTCACGCTGATGCTGGGGGACAGGGCGTGCCAGGCGCTCACGATGCGGAGGGTTTCCTCGCGCAGGGCCGTCAGGGTTGGCTCGTGCAGGCCACTCAGCTCCGCGGCCCCGTCGTCCCCGTGGTGGGTGGTGGCGTGCAGGAGGGCCGCGCCGATCACCGCGTCCGGCGGGGCGGTGCCCGCGTCCAGCGTGCGGGACGGAACGCTCATCAGGGCGTCGACGAGGGTGGCGCGCGACTCGTCCCCGAGGCTGGGCAGGCGGACATGCGCGGCGGCGGCCAGCAGCACGTCCAGCACCGTCGGGTCCTGTGGGAGGGCGCGAACGGCCGCGACGACGGGCACAGGGAGCAGCGCCTGACTGGCCACGCGGCCCAGTGGCGTGACGCTGAGCACGCCCCCATGGTCGGCGAGGGCACCCTGCTGGAGGAGCGTCGCCACGGCGCGGGGGGCGTTCAGGGTGCCGGTGTGCGCCGCGAAGGTCTGCTGGGCCATGCGGGTCGCCTGTGCGCGGGTGCGGGCGTACCCGCCATCCACGCAGCCGAGCAGGAAACCCAGCAGGTGCTCGCCACGGGCCAGGGGACTGCTGAGCGGTTCGAAGCGGCCGCGTTCGTACTGGCCGGGCTGCTCCGCGCGGGTGCCGAGCACCGTGACGTGGGCGCGCGTGGCGCCGGGCCGTCCGGCGCGTCCGGCGCGCTGCCACGCGGCGTTCACGGTCAGTTCCTGCCGACCGTCGGGGCCGAACGTGGTGAGGTCGTACAGAACGACGTGCTCGGCGGGAAGGTTCACGCCGACTTCCAGGGTGGGCGTGGCGATCAGGACGCGGGTGTGGCCCGCCCGGAAGTTCGCCTCGACCTTGGCCCGGGTGTCGGGGGTGAGACCCGCATGGTGCGCGGCGCTGGCGTGCCCGGCCGTCTGGAGCTGCGCGGTGAGATCAGCGGCCCGCTGGCGGCCGTGCACGAACACCAGCGTGGACTCCCCGGGCGTGAGCACCCGCTGGAGGGCGGCGGGTTTGTCGGCGACTGCGCGGACGGTCTTGGCGGTCCAGGTGAGTGGCATCGGTCGGATGCCACCTCCAATGTGGAGGGCGCCCAGCCAGTCGGCGAGCACGCGGGGGTTCCCGCAGGTGGCCGTCAGGGCCAGGACGCGCAGGAGGGGGAGCGTGGCCCGCAGGCGCGTGAGGGCGGCGTCCAGGGCGGCGCCGCGTGCGGGGTCACTGATGGTGTGGATCTCGTCGGTGATCAGGAGGCCCACCCGCGCGAGCCAGGGGTGGTGGCGGCGCCAGCGGCGCGTCACGAGGTCCAGGCGTTCGGGCGTCATGATCAGGACCTGCGCGGCGCGGTACGGGGGGCTGGGCTGGTCGCGGGTGAACGCCTGCACGCGGCCGGGGAGGTCGGCCCAGGTGTGGGCGATCTCGTGCGCGAGGGCCTTGGTAGGCACAGTGACGATGACGCGTTCGCCGTGAGCGAGGGCGTGTCGGGCGGCCTCGCGGGCGAGATGGGTCTTGCCGCTGCCGGTGGGGCTCGTGATCAGGGCGCTGACGGGGAGCGTGGTCACGCCGCACGCCAGGGCGAGATCCGGGCCGGAGAGGCGCGGCGCGGTGCCGGTCACGCGCTCCTCCCGGGCGTGAGGGGTCGCCAGGCGGGGTGCAGGGCGAGGGGTACGTCCGCATGCAGCGCGGTCAGGAGATTCGTGACGGCGAGCCGCAGGCGTTCGTGCGGGGCGGCGTCCGGGATGACCTCGCCCGTCCAGGCGCGGCCATTGGCGGCCATGCGCTGGGGGCTGCTGGAGTCCACGGTGTTCGCGCCGGCCGTGAGGGCCACGTGGATGGAGTCGGGGTGCCCGAGGCCGAACACGTGCAGGGGCAGACCGGCGGGGAGCTGGGCACGGACGGTGCGGATTTCGTGCTGGAGGCGGTCCCGGTCAGCGCTGTGCGGGGCGAGGCCGCCGAGGGCGATGCCGTCCGGTCTCGCGGCAAGGATCCTGGTGAGGTCCTGGCCGGGCTGGACGCTGGCGTACAGGGTGCCGGGGCGGATCTGAGACAGGGCCCACAGGGCATTGCGTTCCCCGAGGTGCAGGCGGCGCGCGCGTTCGTCGCTGCTGGCGGTGCTGGGCACGGGGAAGTCGAGGGTGAAGCACACGGCAGCCCGCGCGGACCGCTGCAGGTCGTACACGTCCAGTGGGGTGAGGGGGGCCGCGCCGGGCACGTGCAGCGCTGCGAACGGTCCGGTGTCCACGACAGTTGCGTGGGCGTCCAGGGCCTGGTACCCGCCGCTGTCGATCATCAGGGGCAGGGCGGGCAGGGGTGCGCCGGGCGCGGCGCGGAGTTCGGCGGCGCTGATGAGCGCGGCGGGCGCGTAGCGCTCCACATACGGCGTGAGCAGGGCGTCGAGCGGAAAGCGGTGGGTCAGGACGGGAATGAAGCCGTGAAGAGTCATCAAGCGCAGGCTGGCCGGGGGGCAATCCCCCCGGCCAGCCCTGGTCAGTCCTGGGGTGTGGGCCGCTCCGGCTTCCAGCCTTCGCCGATGTGCCAGACCTCCGTTACCCGGGACCACCAGGGGGCGCTGGCCCGGTAGGTGGCCAGGGCGCGGGTCGGTGTCAGCGTGGACGCGAATTTCACGCTGCGGTACTGATCGGGTCCGTCGCCCGCCTCGCGGTAGACGATGGCCGTCTGGGCTCGCCGGTCAAAGGCCCGCGCCTCGCGACGCGCGTCGTCGATCTGGAGCAGGCGCTCGATGGCGGTCTCCTCGTCGAACGGCACGGTGAGTTCGGGCCTGCCGTTCCGAGCGGGGTAGGTGTGCGTGCCGAGCGTGGCGACCCACGCGCGGAAGGCGGTCCCGCCTTCACGCGTATCGAAGTGTGCGCAGTTGGGGCCGCCGGTGCCGCCGTTCTCGACGCTGCCGATCCGCTTGCCGTCCTTGTACAGCGTGCCAGTGAAGGCGACGCCGTCGCGGGTGGGGAGGTACTTCACGCCTTTGATGTCGTATCCATTGGGGTTGAACATGGGTTCTCCTGTGGGGGTTGAGTGGCGTCGGGGGGACGTCAGAACGTCAGCGTCCAGGTCCCATCGGGGTTGTGGGCGTACAGCTGCTCGCCGGTGAGCTGGGACGCGTGGCCCATCACGTCAGCGGTGAGCTGCTCGTCCCGGATGATTTCGGCCTGCTCCCGGTCGAAGTTGTGCCCGGCGAGGCGACGCATCAGCCGCCGCCCGACGCGTTCCGTGGGCAGCAGGGCGCGGATGGCGAGCCCGGAGCGTTCGTGCGTGAGGGCCCACCCGGCGTGATCGAGCATGCGGTGCAGCGCGGCGCCGGGCAGGTCAGCGAGGCGGACGCAGGGCACGGTCTGGGTCTGATCGCCCTGCACGGCGCGGACTTCCCCAGGGATGAACCGGGATGGACGTTGTGTGGTCTGGGCCATGCGTGCCCGTGGCCCCCGGGCGTGCCGGGGGCCATCACTTCTGGGCGGGGCGGGCAGCGCTACTTCCGGGTGGGACCGGGCGTCCGAGTGCCGCCCAGGCGTGGCTGGGCCGGTTGGATCGTCGTGGGGTCAGGGTGGGCGGCCAGCAGGTCCGCGATGGCCTGCGGGGCAGTGGCCGCGAGGACGGGGCGGTTCAGCGCTCGGCCCTGTGGGGTGGTCCACCAGGCCGCGAACACGAAGGTGAAGTCCGTGTTCTGCACGCGCAGTTCCACGGTGAGGTGATGGCCGGGCGTCAGGGGGACGTCGAGGCCTGGGGCGGGCGGCAGCAGGACGGGCTGTTGGGCCGCCAGGTGCGTCAGGGCGGCCTCGATGGTAGGCCCGTGGCCGGTCACCGAGGTGTCCTTCCCGGTCTGGAGCCGGGCGCAGCACGCGTCGTTGTCGGCGAGGAGGACGAGGCGCGAGGGGAAGTGTGGTTCGGTGACCGGCGGTGTGTCCATGGCCCGCAGGGTGACGTGCCTGGGGGTGACGGCGATCAGGTCAGGATCTGCCCGAGGGTCTGCCCCGCGTTCACGAGCACCTCGGCCGGGAACGTGCCCTGCGCCTGCGCCGTGTCCAGCAG
The Deinococcus sp. JMULE3 genome window above contains:
- a CDS encoding UvrD-helicase domain-containing protein — protein: MPKTAPRARPIPSIPDPIPFTPPLTPPDARFAVPTLSADAQLAYDRLSQDGRLSQVALTRLVGEARAGEVLAELTAAWLSVEVPGGLETRSGRAGYIAPVAWVPAAGLLEVEAAARLLSGRSGLLGMFARALDMDSAGALGVMRALVVLGLAQGGPVGATFAFRVHAQDQVHVQEVQACPPSGGHVRMASSDVEAPVNGEGDRRSVITPTPHTVKAGGSRMSRPIPLHFTPEQRAFMTAVTTSRRHLFLRATAGAGKTTTLTEAAWHLEERGVYFAYNRHAVSDLQPRLPARVRALTLHAHGFRLLQQQLNSPLQILDEKGRLVASTVIPDHTQLHAPAARAWTIAREEGLHVPTPEQAKWLADRAQWPAAPDELVDLIPVFHQVGADLWSDAGAADFTDLLWLPVTFGYGAGSLSLALVDEAQDLTPLRQRYVLHLLGLRGAAASPGRLIFVGDSDQSIYTWAGADPMALSRLKERVDALELPLSVSFRCPREVVRYARAHSSFIRPAPRAEPGIVEHASAETATYARGDVVLCRTNAPLIRLALELMSRNLSVAVTGRDLAQRLRDGVTEALPPDFGNDAVTDLVRAYLEPVAAPLKARASTGDQGARRALTELLDVGRCLRYLAWVVSRRTGMGTQADALTLLGQLCREDAEADVLLASVHRAKGKEWPRVTILYPELMPLSQGDEAEERAVQFVAVTRAQRVLRFAYGKDAWAAQQLVMPGVLPAGEVEEVAPELPVWAEVPEGVAPAPSPVLALSVPPPSSGCRSMLPALPEGGPPMATLMDPRGAWPLFGGGTPMPVGLVRERLTALAEEDRTLLRTWAADGLTLLQGVEAPYVAVHEVHLALFERAARQARLAIPALFGTGVPVCVFEGPLLRVRLARKVRLSGRVLRVALGDVELRFDRASGELLDGAEPLAPFIRPAELGRLQAS
- a CDS encoding single-stranded DNA-binding protein, translating into MNEIPHRSSLVLVDAIGTRITVYANTPQDLRALQREYGRRGYRPEGEIPCGGLQLPYAQHDTFDWSLIGATPWTSPDGDRGVIHDGSFYKLRELEAVDSRKMKLPQALKYSRGARETDPEHLVEESNGEFKYRTLIMFRGGGKAMPEFSLPGGQRQRHAVGPAQENAAD
- a CDS encoding DEAD/DEAH box helicase; its protein translation is MTGTAPRLSGPDLALACGVTTLPVSALITSPTGSGKTHLAREAARHALAHGERVIVTVPTKALAHEIAHTWADLPGRVQAFTRDQPSPPYRAAQVLIMTPERLDLVTRRWRRHHPWLARVGLLITDEIHTISDPARGAALDAALTRLRATLPLLRVLALTATCGNPRVLADWLGALHIGGGIRPMPLTWTAKTVRAVADKPAALQRVLTPGESTLVFVHGRQRAADLTAQLQTAGHASAAHHAGLTPDTRAKVEANFRAGHTRVLIATPTLEVGVNLPAEHVVLYDLTTFGPDGRQELTVNAAWQRAGRAGRPGATRAHVTVLGTRAEQPGQYERGRFEPLSSPLARGEHLLGFLLGCVDGGYARTRAQATRMAQQTFAAHTGTLNAPRAVATLLQQGALADHGGVLSVTPLGRVASQALLPVPVVAAVRALPQDPTVLDVLLAAAAHVRLPSLGDESRATLVDALMSVPSRTLDAGTAPPDAVIGAALLHATTHHGDDGAAELSGLHEPTLTALREETLRIVSAWHALSPSISVNLTRVSLAAQLPPRAATLALLSGVGQVTARALSAAGVPDLPTLARTPPAQLTAAGFTLRTAERLTQAAQAYGPLILSEPTPAPRARTVLADPARLARAHLLTVTPTTHGWTVTGGSQARTVTRQGEAFICDCPDGVQLCKHILAVSLLN